One Pseudomonadota bacterium DNA segment encodes these proteins:
- a CDS encoding redoxin domain-containing protein, with product MMKNNIEGRNYRPLLRFRLPLVLMLIFVLISPGQPDAAWANVLRAFKPGDKLPVIELPELASGRKIAITPGQDKPSALFFFSINPDFRKKRALALLSELASLAGHYRNRVNIVGIYVEDSGKEVVEEYMKTITVPVTVLYDVNRDVYNRYGIFMMPLIVLADKSGALHEVVPYTYDIKKIVDSNLKFLLGDISEVQLREELKPKINIELSKEEKEYIRRVNYGKVMASRKMYGQAIREFNTAATLMPKQTAAYVELGFVHIVKQDWAEAEKAFKKVLAAEPESDDGVAGLGLALYGKGDVEGAFPKLEMAFIAPKPRLEVILALAEIHEQKKNYEKALRLNKLAISRLMVKISQRWN from the coding sequence ATGATGAAGAACAATATTGAAGGCAGAAATTATCGTCCTCTCTTGCGCTTCCGGCTCCCGCTCGTGCTGATGCTGATCTTTGTCCTGATCTCTCCGGGGCAGCCGGATGCGGCCTGGGCAAACGTTCTCAGGGCTTTTAAGCCCGGTGATAAATTGCCGGTGATCGAGCTTCCCGAACTTGCCTCCGGGCGCAAGATCGCCATTACTCCCGGGCAGGATAAACCATCGGCCCTCTTTTTCTTTTCGATCAACCCCGATTTTCGCAAGAAAAGAGCGTTGGCCCTGCTTTCGGAGTTGGCAAGCCTCGCCGGTCATTATCGAAACCGGGTGAATATTGTCGGGATCTATGTTGAGGATTCAGGAAAGGAGGTGGTTGAGGAGTATATGAAAACCATCACCGTCCCGGTCACCGTCCTTTATGATGTTAACCGGGATGTTTACAACCGGTATGGAATTTTCATGATGCCGCTGATTGTTCTCGCAGACAAAAGCGGGGCGTTGCATGAGGTTGTCCCGTATACCTATGATATCAAGAAGATAGTTGACAGCAATCTCAAGTTTCTGCTCGGCGACATCAGCGAAGTCCAGTTGCGGGAAGAATTGAAGCCGAAAATCAACATTGAATTGTCCAAGGAAGAAAAAGAGTATATCCGCAGGGTGAATTACGGGAAGGTCATGGCCTCACGCAAGATGTACGGTCAGGCGATCAGGGAATTCAATACCGCTGCCACTCTGATGCCGAAACAGACAGCCGCCTATGTCGAACTCGGATTTGTCCACATCGTAAAACAGGACTGGGCGGAAGCGGAAAAAGCCTTTAAGAAGGTCCTTGCCGCCGAACCCGAATCGGACGACGGGGTTGCCGGTCTTGGCCTCGCGCTCTACGGCAAGGGAGATGTGGAGGGCGCTTTCCCGAAGCTGGAAATGGCTTTTATCGCACCGAAACCCCGCCTCGAAGTAATTCTCGCCCTGGCCGAAATCCATGAGCAGAAGAAGAATTACGAGAAAGCGCTCCGCCTGAACAAGCTGGCGATTTCCAGGCTGATGGTCAAAATCAGTCAACGCTGGAATTAA